A single Lolium perenne isolate Kyuss_39 chromosome 6, Kyuss_2.0, whole genome shotgun sequence DNA region contains:
- the LOC127326700 gene encoding pathogenesis-related protein 1: MASTNSWTLELESQVSAPRKFRATVMDWHTLAPKLAPHIVDNAHHVEGDGGIGSVRHYNCASAMPFKVMKKKVEFLDVEKCECKYTIVCDGIETATWDIKMEPTASGGSVAKVECIYKPQPSEEGNDMMLKAKDSAAEMFKTVEAYLLANPDAYN; this comes from the exons ATGGCCTCTACTAACAGCTGGACCCTCGAGTTGGAGTCGCAGGTGTCTGCGCCGCGCAAGTTCCGCGCCACCGTCATGGACTGGCACACTCTGGCACCCAAACTCGCCCCACACATCGTTGACAACGCCCACCATGTTGAGGGAGATGGTGGCATAGGCAGCGTCAGGCACTACAATTGCGCCTCAG CCATGCCCTTCAAGGTCATGAAAAAGAAGGTTGAGTTCCTTGATGTGGAAAAGTGTGAGTGCAAATACACCATCGTGTGCGACGGCATTGAGACGGCCACGTGGGACATCAAGATGGAGCCAACGGCCAGCGGTGGGAGTGTGGCCAAGGTGGAATGCATATACAAGCCGCAGCCGAGCGAGGAAGGTAATGACATGATGCTCAAGGCCAAGGACTCTGCTGCCGAGATGTTCAAGACTGTTGAGGCCTATCTCCTCGCCAACCCGGATGCCTACAACTAA